AATAAGTAAAAATCCAGGAATAATAGATATAACATCTAGTATAGAAGCTGGAAATGTTGAAGCAAGAGTTGTATTAAATAGAGATAAATTAAGAGCTTATGGAATTAGTCCGTTTGATATTGGAAGAACAATAAGCTACTCATTCTTAGGTGGAAATAGATCAACAGGACAAACTCTATCTGTAAAAACAGGAACAGAAGAGATAGATGTTTTAATTAGATTACCAAAAGATGCCAGAACAAAAGTTTCAACGTTAGAGGAACTTAATGTTAGAAGTGCTGATGGTAAATTTATAAAAGTTTCTGATGTAGCTGATGTTGTAATGGCAGAAGGAGCATCGGAGATCACAAAAACAGATAAAATATTCTATGTTTCAGTATCAGCAAATGATGGTGGAATAGGATTAAGTAAAGTTCAAAGTGAAATAGTAAATGCGTTTGAAAGTACTAACCCACCAAAAGGAGTTTCTTACTCTTGGGGTGGAATGTCTCAAATGTTTAACGAAGCGATTGTACAGATGGGAATGGCTCTAGGAATATCTATATTCTTAATCTATGCAATTCTAGCATCACAATTTGAGAACTTCTTATTACCAGGAATTATTCTAGCATCAGTACCGTTAGCGATGATTGGAGTTTATGGTGGATTATTACTTACTAACTCACCATTTGATATGATGGTAATGATTGGAATAATAATGCTTGCCGGTACCGTTGTTAATAACGCGATAGTACTTATTGACTTTATTAAGATTCTAAGAGAAAGAGGTCATGAGTTGAACGATGCGGTTAGAGAATCTTGTAAAACAAGACTTAGACCAATTCTGATGACAACAATGACAACAGTTTGTGGTATGATACCGCTAGCTTTAGGATTTGGAGAAGGAGCAGAACTTTATTCAGGAATGTCAATTGCTGTTATATTCGGACTATCATTCTCAACGATACTGACTCTGGTTGTAATTCCAGTTTTATACATTATTGTTGAAGAGTTCATAGAAGGAATAAGAAGAAAGTTTTTCAATAAGAAAGCATAGTAAAATCAATGGTTCTCTGAAGTAAAATTCAGAGAACTTTTTTTATTGTGAAAATAATGGTTGAAAAAAAACGAACAGTGTGTTAGTATTAAATCAGGAAAAGTATTAAAAAACAAAAATAAATTAAAGCTTGTATAATAGTTGAAATAAGGTCAACAAGTCTCTACCTGCCACCGTAAATTGGCGGACTACAAGGATAGATTTTTGATATATGTTTTTTTGATATATTTAAAATTCAATCTTGTAGGAAATTACAGTGTAATTTCCTTTTTTTATGGACTTTTTTTGTTGACCCCAAAATAAAATAAGGGGAGTTTATTAAAGTGCTAAAATTAAAGAAAAATCAGAAACAAAAACATATAAAAAATATAATGCAAAATAAATGGAATAAGTGTGTAAAAACGCAGATTATTGAAAAGGGATAGTTGTAACCTTTTTAGTAATGTGCGTTTTTTATTTTTAAACTTTAGGGAGGAAAAAGAGTGAAAATAGGTGTAATAATGGGAAGTAAATCAGACTTACCTACAATGAACGAATGTGTGAATATATTAAAAGAGTTTGAAGTTGAACATGAGGTAAAAATAGTATCAGCTCATAGAACTCCAGAGTTAATGTTCACGTATGCTAAGGAAGCTAAAAGTAGAGGGATAGAGGTAATTATTGCTGGAGCAGGTGGAGCGGCACATCTTCCGGGAATGGTTGCAAGTTTAACGGATTTACCAGTTATTGGAGTACCTATTGAAAGTAAGACTTTAAAGGGAATAGATTCTCTGTTATCAATAGTTCAAATGCCAGGAGGAGTGCCAGTAGCCACAGTAGCTATTGGAGGAGCTAAAAATGCAGGATTGTTGGCAGTTAAAATATTATCAATAAAAGATAGCGAGTTAGCTAAAAAAGTGACGAGTTATAGAGAGAATATGGAAAGGATGATTTTAGATGAAAAAATCTAGAACAGTTGGAATCTTAGGTGGGGGACAATTAGCTAAAATGCTTTGTGACTCGGGAAAAAAGATGGGGTATGAAACAGTAATATTAGACCCGAGTTCAGATTCGTGTGGAAGATTTGGAGCGGATGAGCATATTATAGCTGAATATAATGATGAAATCGCTTTAAAGAAACTTTGTGAGGAAGCGGATGTTATAACTTATGAGTTTGAAAATGTTCCGAGTGAGGTTATAAATTTTTTAAAAAGAAATGGAGGAAATGTTCCTCAGGGTGAGAGACCATTGTATCTAAGTCAACATAGAGTAAGAGAAAAGTCAGCAGTTAACGAAATCGGAGTTAGAACAGCAGACTTTGTAGCTGTAAAAAATCTTGAAACAGCTAAAGAAGCTTTGACAAAAATTGGGGGACCTTGTATTCTTAAAACTTGTTCAGGGGGATATGATGGAAAGGGTCAGTGGAAAATACAAAATGAAGAGGATCTGCATAGTGTAGATTGGAAAAATGTAGAGTATATTTTAGAAAAGATGGTAAACTTTCAAAAAGAAGTTTCATGCTTAGTTGTTAGGGGAATAACAGGAGATGTTGTTACATTTCCAGTAGGCGAAAATATACACAAAAATGGAATTCTAAATAAAACAATAGTTCCGGCAAGAATATCAGAAAATCTTCAAAAGGAAATAGAGGAACTATCGAAACGAATTGTTGAAAAGTTAGAAATTTATGGACCACTAGGAATTGAATATTTCATAGAAGGG
The sequence above is a segment of the Cetobacterium sp. ZOR0034 genome. Coding sequences within it:
- the purK gene encoding 5-(carboxyamino)imidazole ribonucleotide synthase → MKKSRTVGILGGGQLAKMLCDSGKKMGYETVILDPSSDSCGRFGADEHIIAEYNDEIALKKLCEEADVITYEFENVPSEVINFLKRNGGNVPQGERPLYLSQHRVREKSAVNEIGVRTADFVAVKNLETAKEALTKIGGPCILKTCSGGYDGKGQWKIQNEEDLHSVDWKNVEYILEKMVNFQKEVSCLVVRGITGDVVTFPVGENIHKNGILNKTIVPARISENLQKEIEELSKRIVEKLEIYGPLGIEYFIEGDEVYFNEMAPRPHNSAHYTLDACNYSQFDIHLLGVLGEKLPEVKLLTPVVMLNIMGEDREKVDKIVLDENTKLHIYGKTEWKQDRKMGHINYCGENIDKLIEKANSF
- the purE gene encoding 5-(carboxyamino)imidazole ribonucleotide mutase; this translates as MKIGVIMGSKSDLPTMNECVNILKEFEVEHEVKIVSAHRTPELMFTYAKEAKSRGIEVIIAGAGGAAHLPGMVASLTDLPVIGVPIESKTLKGIDSLLSIVQMPGGVPVATVAIGGAKNAGLLAVKILSIKDSELAKKVTSYRENMERMILDEKI
- a CDS encoding efflux RND transporter permease subunit, producing the protein IIEWAISNRKKTVALAFLTFIGMMIIGPMFTRTEFIPKQDYGRYAVVLELEKGLSVERAEEITEQAVEIVKNNSLTKTYITLVKTGTGIINVDIGPKTDRDTSIFEVMDSLRPELSKIPGIKFNLKDDYQSGSGDRDVEFRISSDSLDIAENIARQVQEKISKNPGIIDITSSIEAGNVEARVVLNRDKLRAYGISPFDIGRTISYSFLGGNRSTGQTLSVKTGTEEIDVLIRLPKDARTKVSTLEELNVRSADGKFIKVSDVADVVMAEGASEITKTDKIFYVSVSANDGGIGLSKVQSEIVNAFESTNPPKGVSYSWGGMSQMFNEAIVQMGMALGISIFLIYAILASQFENFLLPGIILASVPLAMIGVYGGLLLTNSPFDMMVMIGIIMLAGTVVNNAIVLIDFIKILRERGHELNDAVRESCKTRLRPILMTTMTTVCGMIPLALGFGEGAELYSGMSIAVIFGLSFSTILTLVVIPVLYIIVEEFIEGIRRKFFNKKA